GGGCGGCGCTTGCCAATCAGTGCATACGGCCCGGTGACAGCCGGAGCGGCGAGCAGCCGGGCCTGCTGATGATGCACATGATATGGGTGAACGAGCACAACCAGATCGCGACGCGGCTCGCCGACATTAACCCGCACTGGAGCGACGAGAAGGTGTACCAGGAGACGCGGCGCATCGTCGGCGCACTGTTCCAGCACATCACCTACCGGGAGTTTCTGCCGCTGGTGCTCGGGAAGGAGGTCTGCCGGCTGTTTGACCTGGAGCTGGAGACGAGCGGGTACTATCGCAACTACGATGCCAACGTGAACCCAACCGTGGCGAACGAGTTTTCGGCCGCCGCCTTCCGGTTCGGCCACTCGCTCATCCAGAGCACGTACATGCGGGCGGATCGCCATCACCGGTTTATCGCGAACAATGTCAGCCTGCACGAGGACACTTCGGAGGGGGACTTTGGTGGGCCGGGCTCGCTGCACCGGTTGCTGCGCGGCATGGTGAACCAGCGGGCACTGAAGCGCGATGAGTTCATTACGGCCGAGCTGACGAACCATCTCTTCCAGACCAAAAGTAAGTGCAGGGCGAATGGTTTAAAAGAGGAGACGGTTTAACATTCTTTAAAAACGGTCTGTACGCTAATATCGTGCTCGAATTTGCTCTTTCGCTTGCAGGTTTCCCATTCGGGCTCGATCTGGCCGCCATCAACATCCAGCGGGGCCGCGATCATGGACTTCCGGCGTACGTCAATTGGCGTGGACCGTGCGGTCTATCGACGATTAAGGACTGGTCCGACTTGGAGCGCGTCATGGGCCCGGCGTCAACGAATCGTTTGCGCAAGGCTTACCGTACCATAGATGATATTGACCTGTTTGTCGGTGGTTTGGCGGAACGTCCGGTAGTTGGTGGTATCGTAGGTCCCACCTTTTCCTGCATTATTGCGCAACAGTTTAGCAATCTGCGCAAGGGTGATCGGTTTTGGTACGAAAATCCGGGCTTTGAATCATCGTTTACCCCTGCCCAGCTCGAATCGATCCGACAGATTGGTTTTGCGCAGGTCCTTTGCCGAGCGCTCGGAGGAGGCGGTACACTGCAaccgtttgtgtttttgccgGCCGATTTTGGTCAGAATGAGAGACTTTCGTGCGAATCAAGACTGATGGCGCCGATCGATCTGACGCCGTGGAAAGAACGCGACCCATTCAACAACGACACTGGGGACGAAGACGAGGACGAAGACGAAGATGACGAAGACGATGACGAAGCGACAGTAGCTAACGGTACGGCATCTACGACCGACCTAGAGACTGCACAATCCTCGACCTTTTCCTCAACTACAACCACCACACGACGGCCCACACTGGTGGCCGAGACCTCCAGCAACGTCATCAACAAGGTAGACCTCATTACGAACGGCAACACCGGTGTACAACCGAACCGACAGCGACCTCAATCGTCGACACTGACTGTGGGACCAACCGTGATCATAAGCAACAAAGTGGACTTTACTCCATCGACATCGACGCGACCGAAACCAACGGCACAATCGTCGACCGCGACGGCCATTGACAACAAACTCGACCTGAAGGTGACGACAAAACCCACCCCGAAACGTAAACCTACCCGTAAACCGACCACAAAGAAACGACCGACAACTTCCTCTGCCACCAAACCGCTAGTGACGAGCAATTTGGACTTTTCACGCAACGTAAACGGTACGGTAACTTCGGACGCAGACTCTACCGAACGACAGCGACAACTTGCGCGCACTAAACGAGCGACGACTAATATTAGGGAGCAGGAGGCACGCTACGGATACTATCAGACACCTGCACCACCTACAGACTACAGTGACTATGACGAGGATTACAATACGGACTACGATCTACCGCCACCGTACCTTGCCTATGGCTACCATCGACCAACTaccaagacgacgacgactactactactacgaaaccaccaccactaccgtACGGGTACTATCCCCCATACGGAGGAGGCTACTATACGGCCCCACCGACGCcacctccacctcctcctccacccaACCCTTACTTTGACACTCGCAGACCGTTACGCACCACGACCCCACGACGGCGACTGTCGGACAAACTGACGCTAAACATCGACGCACCACAGCACAATACACCACAGCGACCACGCACGTCAACGTTCCGACCACCGACCGACAATAATCCTCACAAAACACCTTCCAATAAACCTTTCAAACCATCCTCACTCGCTCAAACTTCTGTCTTTTCTGTGGACTTTAAAAGCCTTCCCACTGCGGGACGTAGCCTATACACTAACAGTAGTGCCGCTCTGAATGATACTGTCCTTTTCGCTACTGCTATTAACACTACTCTCTCCAAAGACGACTCTACTGTGCTTTCTCGAACTGCTGCTACACCCTCTGGGGTTTCCACTTCCGGGGATCTTCCTATGAAACTTTCCGAATCTTTCTCTAGCTACGATTACGACAATGACTATGACGATGCGGTACTGAATCCTACCCGACATACGTCCACTTCTACCAATGACAATGACAGTGACCGACTCACAATACTACCGCTTGACGAACATGACGGATACTTGCGACCGGAGCAGACACACTTTGAACCTCTCGTACGCCCATCCGTAGTTAGTACTGGACAGACTTACCGAAACTATTATGGGACAAACGGAACAACGCAAACAAGACACTACGCTGACTATATGAACGGACAAACCTCTGGACCGTTGTACCGAGACGCAACAGAAAACTATCACCGATACGCACCGGCTCATCACGAGCAATTACTACTAGACGACTACTCAGACAAGTACGTTGGTTTCTTACTGAACGGGGGAAAACGAGACAAGGACAATGGACCAATCCTGACCAGAACGAAACATAATCGACCGAGAATGATTGACGGCGACGACTGGACGGGCAAAGACAGTCAGCCGGACCAACGTGCAATACGTGACGACACGGGCAAAGACAGACGAACGTCGGTGACGAAACAGAAACACAAACGACCGACCAACCATCGACTGAAGACATCGACCAAAAAACCGAGTGCCATCTCGTTGGTACCATTCGTACTGCTGACCAGCATAGACAGGTACGTAAAAGCAACGACAAACGCCCTGTCCCACTAATAGGTCAACGTGGATTAAATGTAATCTTCCTTCCAATACCGTTCTCCACAGACCAGACAACTGGGTGATGTACCATTCCAAACCATCAAAACATCGCAAACCTCCGGCGGCTGTGCCACTGCTGAAGAGTGACACCTTCTCGCTTAGCGAGTTCCCTACTCCCATTGCCGACCCGGATTGAACTGAAGCGTTAGCAAACGTTTCTGTCCCACTTCCTATGCATTTCCATGACTTTCCATGACTACCTTACAGCGTATTTaacattattatcatcatATGGTTAACTATTTATTCCACAACTTAACATAATTTTATTGCAAGATAAATCGCATATCATATACGAACATTATTTGGCTTCTGTTTTTGAAAACCAATATACAGTGATGACACccacaatgaacaaagaagGTAggtgttaataattattaacaacCGATTCGCACAGCAGGTGTTGTTACCCGTAATTGTCGACAGAGGGCGACGCGGTAAATGCTTTGTGTGGACAACGTCCAACACTGATCGGGCCGAGTACTACCGAAGGCTCAAGATCGGCGCTACGGGAGAGAAGAAAGCACGAGACAAGTGACAAATTTTTTAGCGTCTTCTAATAAAATTCTATCTCAAGGGCAGCTTACAAaacgcttgtttttattaatttactttttattaattttataatttactgcgggcgaaagaaagaatgCTGTTGATAACGTCTCAACAGTaggaaataatgaaataaactaACAAACAGGTTAATTTGACCAGACTGGCTTCAACGGATTTCTTTCGCCTATATCAACATCAACAGACTAgtttataattgaaaaatttcattaaaataaatttacaaaaatgtCATGCTCTGTGCGTCAATGACTCCCATAAAAGTGAGGATCACATTCGAGAATCAGATTTAGTGAAAAAGTAATGAATAATAAACGCTCAGTAGCTTATTCCTCAAAATAATTATGTAATTTTGATAATGCAATTATCATGTGGAGGCGTCCGTCATGGAGGCAAAGATAACGGACTGGTAGACTCGGACACCCCTGAGGCaagccaagaccgcaaagcggttgtagcatcggataagtaagtaatcGACCCGCTATCCTAATAAACGGTCCCATCAGTTCCTTTAAAACTGAACATTGATACAATCCACCTAGGATCACTACCACTTATCGAAACCGAAGGACATCCAAACCAAGGTTAGTTGAAAATCCTCCATAGACCTTGCTCCATACTTTGTATACGATAACAGGTGACATAGCACAACTTCTCCGAACTGTCACATACATAGGTTATTCAGTAGGCAGAATTTTGCACCCGCGAAATTTCGGTTCGTGTAATTTCGGCCTAACGTTGAAAAAAACCTCTCTAAAAAATTACGTAAAAATCCGTAACACCCCGCCATCAAATATTTTGcgaattttggaaaaaaaaatctgcgaTTGTCGCCAAAGCTCTGTGACTGTCGAAAACCATTAGTTTGTCGCAAATATATCTGCAATTGAAGCTGAGAAATTGTCACAATTGTGTGCTTTGAATTAATGACAGTTCTGCGATTGCAGAATATGTTGCGACAGTCGAAAACTAATTTGCGACCATAGCAGAAGTGATTGTGataatcgcaaaagtttttgcgattattgcaaaaacttctgcgattttcgcaacaacttctccgattgtcgcaaaaacttgtgcgattttcgaaaacaCTTCTGCTACTTTGGCAAAAACTTCCGCTgctttcgcaaaaacttctgcacttttcgcaaacacttctgcgattttcgcaaaaacttctgcaattttaacAAGAACttttacgattttcgcaaaaacttctgggattttcgcaaacacttttgcgatttttgcaaacacttctgcgatttttgcaaaaacttctgcgatttcgcataaacttctgcgattttcgcaaacacttctgcgattttcgcaaaaacttttgcaattttcgcatcaacttctgcgattttcgcaaaatcttctgcgattttcgcaaaaacttttcgaacatacttctgcgattttcgctaaatcttctgcgattttcgcaaacacttctacgatttttgcaaaatcttctgcgattttcgtagaaacttcagcgattttcgcaaacacttctgcgattttcgcaaacacttctgcgattttcccaaaaacttttacaattttcgaaaaaacttttgcgattctTGCAAAAAagtctgcaattttcgcaaacacttctgcgattttcgctagaacattttgcaaacacttaTGCAAATTTCGCAGAAACAttggcgattttcgcaacaacttctgcgattttcccaaaaacttttcaaaaaaaacttttacgattttcgcaaacacttctgatactttcacaaaaacttttgcgattttcacaaacacttctgcgattttcacaaaaacttctgcgtttttcgcaaaatcttttgcgattttcgcaaaaacttttacgattttcgcaaacacttctgcgattttcgcaaaaacttctgcaattttcgcaaaatcttttGTGAtgttcgcaaaatcttctgcaatgttcgcaaaaacttctgcgatgttcgcaaaaacttctgcaattttaacAAGAACttttacgattttcgcaaacacttctgcgattttcgcaaacacttctgcgatcttcgcaaaatcttctgcgattttcgcaaaatcttctgcgattttcgcaaacacttctgcgattttcgcaaaaacttctgctattttcgcaaaacacttctgcgattttcgcaaaaacttctgcgattttcgcaaaaacttctgcgattttcgcaaaaacttctgcgattttcacaaaaccttctgcgattttcgcaaaatcttctgcgattttcgcttaaacttctgcgattttcacaaaatcttctgcgattttcgcaaaatcttctgcgattttcgcaaaaacttctgcgattttcgcacaaacttctgcgattttcgcaaacacttctgcgatgttcgcaaacacttctgcgattttcgcacaatcttctgcaattttcgcaaacacttctgcgattttcgcaaaaaacttctgcgattgttcgcaaacacttccgcgattttcgcaaacactcctgcgattgtcgcaaacactcctgcaattttcgcaaacactacTGCGATTgctgcaaaaact
This is a stretch of genomic DNA from Anopheles merus strain MAF chromosome 2R, AmerM5.1, whole genome shotgun sequence. It encodes these proteins:
- the LOC121589196 gene encoding uncharacterized protein LOC121589196, yielding MATNHRQMRAIKRNALSDTTQRSDMTSTKTTATLKCNSRMCLWFMLWYLCCALSSAQELSLVSHSTDENQLKTVDPSTEISADLPLPIVMLPIDANQTNHDTLEITPRRHKTRRKGTGSSGSSSSSHRSKPKKRKNAMQLALQSAARKGLEAMIELYDRAEPNLLKRGAVLDANDPGALLAQFSASNQTEMDAKAAYATLIAAKTFKESTNVEYVALGRQAPPKISLKKTPLEKLCPSREAPRCVPASLRYRTHDGTCNNARRPRWGSAQMPFHRFLAPEYQDGVEGIRRSVTGATLPSARFVSLVVHGSRNEEAPVTMMLALWGQLIDHDITATSQPRSINGSTPRCCNGGEESTHPSCLPIKVPQDDPWLSHLGVRCLEFLRSAPAQRRDCLLSWREQTNQATSFLDASPIYSSNPRSSDNARIFRNGMLLFGRGPPHEDVCFRAALANQCIRPGDSRSGEQPGLLMMHMIWVNEHNQIATRLADINPHWSDEKVYQETRRIVGALFQHITYREFLPLVLGKEVCRLFDLELETSGYYRNYDANVNPTVANEFSAAAFRFGHSLIQSTYMRADRHHRFIANNVSLHEDTSEGDFGGPGSLHRLLRGMVNQRALKRDEFITAELTNHLFQTKSFPFGLDLAAINIQRGRDHGLPAYVNWRGPCGLSTIKDWSDLERVMGPASTNRLRKAYRTIDDIDLFVGGLAERPVVGGIVGPTFSCIIAQQFSNLRKGDRFWYENPGFESSFTPAQLESIRQIGFAQVLCRALGGGGTLQPFVFLPADFGQNERLSCESRLMAPIDLTPWKERDPFNNDTGDEDEDEDEDDEDDDEATVANGTASTTDLETAQSSTFSSTTTTTRRPTLVAETSSNVINKVDLITNGNTGVQPNRQRPQSSTLTVGPTVIISNKVDFTPSTSTRPKPTAQSSTATAIDNKLDLKVTTKPTPKRKPTRKPTTKKRPTTSSATKPLVTSNLDFSRNVNGTVTSDADSTERQRQLARTKRATTNIREQEARYGYYQTPAPPTDYSDYDEDYNTDYDLPPPYLAYGYHRPTTKTTTTTTTTKPPPLPYGYYPPYGGGYYTAPPTPPPPPPPPNPYFDTRRPLRTTTPRRRLSDKLTLNIDAPQHNTPQRPRTSTFRPPTDNNPHKTPSNKPFKPSSLAQTSVFSVDFKSLPTAGRSLYTNSSAALNDTVLFATAINTTLSKDDSTVLSRTAATPSGVSTSGDLPMKLSESFSSYDYDNDYDDAVLNPTRHTSTSTNDNDSDRLTILPLDEHDGYLRPEQTHFEPLVRPSVVSTGQTYRNYYGTNGTTQTRHYADYMNGQTSGPLYRDATENYHRYAPAHHEQLLLDDYSDKYVGFLLNGGKRDKDNGPILTRTKHNRPRMIDGDDWTGKDSQPDQRAIRDDTGKDRRTSVTKQKHKRPTNHRLKTSTKKPSAISLVPFVLLTSIDRPDNWVMYHSKPSKHRKPPAAVPLLKSDTFSLSEFPTPIADPD